The Archocentrus centrarchus isolate MPI-CPG fArcCen1 chromosome 12, fArcCen1, whole genome shotgun sequence genome includes a window with the following:
- the prkab1a gene encoding 5'-AMP-activated protein kinase subunit beta-1a, whose amino-acid sequence MGNTSSERAAMGQGEKAQRRDSRGIKEGERPKILMDSPEDADIFHGEDIKAPLEKEEFLAWQQDLETDDKALTLERPTVFRWKGDGKEVYLSGSFNNWANKIPLIRSQNTFVAIVDLPEGEHQYKFYVDGQWTHDPAEPVVTSQLGTVNNIIQVKKTDFEVFDALMVDSQKCSDMSDLSSSPPGPYHQDAYVPKQEEKFKSPPILPPHLLQVILNKDTGISCDPALLPEPNHVMLNHLYALSIKDGVMVLSATHRYKKKYVTTLLYKPI is encoded by the exons ATGGGGAATACAAGCAGTGAGAGGGCTGCAATGGGCCAGGGGGAGAAGGCTCAGCGGAGGGACAGTCGAGGTAtcaaagagggagagaggccAAAAATCCTAATGGATAGCCCAGAGGATGCTGATATTTTTCACGGAGAAGACATAAAG GCACCTTTAGAGAAAGAGGAGTTCCTTGCTTGGCAGCAGGACTTAGAAACTGATGACAAAGCACTGACTCTGGAACGACCAACAGTCTTTCGCTGGAAAGGAGATGGGAAGGAGGTCTACCTTTCTGGATCCTTCAACAACTGGGCCAACAAGATTCCTCTTATTAGAAG TCAGAACACCTTTGTGGCAATTGTTGATCTACCTGAGGGGGAGCATCAGTACAAATTTTATGTGGATGGCCAGTGGACCCACGACCCAGCTGAG CCTGTTGTAACCAGCCAGCTAGGCACAGTCAACAATATCATTCAGGTGAAGAAGACTGACTTTGAGGTTTTTGATGCACTTATGGTGGATTCACAGAAATGCTCTGACATGTCAG ACCTCTCCAGCTCTCCTCCCGGGCCATATCATCAGGACGCTTATGTCcctaaacaggaagaaaagttCAAATCTCCACCCATACTTCCACCTCACCTCCTACAAGTCATCCTTAACAAAGACACTGGAATTTCT TGCGACCCTGCACTGCTCCCAGAACCCAATCACGTCATGCTCAACCACCTCTATGCTCTTTCCATTAAG GATGGAGTGATGGTACTCAGCGCGACACATCGCTATAAGAAGAAGTATGTCACCACCTTACTTTACAAGCCCATCTGA
- the LOC115789601 gene encoding phospholipase A2-like, giving the protein MNTLQTAFLLALGLCVAQSLDYRALTQFRDMILCLQPNSWPILDYADYGCYCGKGGSGTPVDDLDRCCEVHDHCYSDAMQHPECWPILDNPYTEFYAFNCDKQNKKITCGSNNDECEMFICECDRKAAECFARSSWNPDHEHLPSDQCQ; this is encoded by the exons ATGAATACCCTCCAGACAGCGTTTCTCTTGGCTCTAGGTCTCTGTGTTG CCCAGTCCTTGGATTACAGGGCACTCACCCAGTTCAGGGATATGATCCTGTGCCTACAGCCCAATAGCTGGCCTATTCTTGATTATGCTGATTATGGCTGCTATTGTGGAAAGGGAGGCTCTGGCACACCTGTGGATGATCTCGATAG GTGCTGCGAGGTGCATGACCACTGTTACAGTGATGCTATGCAGCACCCTGAATGCTGGCCCATCCTGGACAATCCTTACACTGAGTTCTATGCCTTTAACTGtgataagcaaaataaaaagatcaCTTGTGGCA gcAACAACGATGAATGTGAGATGTTCATCTGTGAGTGTGACAGAAAGGCTGCAGAGTGTTTTGCAAGATCATCTTGGAATCCTGATCATGAGCACCTACCCAGCGATCAGTGTCAATAA